A stretch of Geotrypetes seraphini chromosome 2, aGeoSer1.1, whole genome shotgun sequence DNA encodes these proteins:
- the LOC117354537 gene encoding uncharacterized protein LOC117354537 has product MDSSVPLASGLCQICAELAPEERPCSKCRVALDGEEEGSMQLAPSDNSRASESQGSPSLEPSESDSAKRQCAELAESMGGQGEMKGVNPSLLGFPPEFVQLMVEAFKGFQSTSGFASLSQGVSLPSHTVHSARAAQSFDTEVQPEGDQDDGGSDSMTLLPHKDSSLLKDAGSQQKCPDRKSLMLLDQGEDEMVSRLFKPKALMEVITESLRILHLDSPQTTAVKRTVMSSAKPQTACFPSHPDITKILTEQWDVPDNPLQDTQIMNKLYPLAQEFQALLTWPKLDSLLVHITRDTSSCNLDGMVFKNSHDRRVEAVLKKQFRTLALGLNAAAATSFVARACHTLLRQTSAAEKDVYPEFLLSGVDYVADALYDMFRVMSKGSACSISARRILWMRHWDGDSSSKASLSRLPFKDQMLFGKGLNDLVASSRKKKVPAFRQRFNRARNSRGSASNPAVAPKKSQ; this is encoded by the coding sequence ATGGACTCCTCAGTGCCTTTGGCATCTGGTTTGTGCCAGATTTGCGCTGAGTTGGCGCCTGAGGAGCGCCCATGCTCTAAATGCAGGGTGGCACTTGATGGGGAGGAGGAGGGCTCCATGCAGTTAGCCCCTTCTGACAATTCGAGGGCCTCTGAGTCACAGGGTTCTCCTTCCCTTGAGCCATCGGAGAGCGACTCAGCGAAGCGCCAGTGTGCAGAACTCGCAGAGAgcatgggggggcagggagaaatgaAGGGGGTTAATCCGTCCCTACTGGGCTTTCCCCCTGAATTTGTTCAGCTAATGGTTGAAGCATTTAAGGGCTTTCAAAGTACATCTGGctttgcttctttatctcaaggggtttcccttccctctcataCTGTACATTCTGCCAGGGCTGCACAGTCTTTCGACACTGAGGTCCAGCCGGAGGGTGACCAGGATGACGGGGGGTCTGATTCGATGACCTTACTTCCCCACAAGGATTCCTCACTCTTGAAGGATGCTGGGTCCCAACAGAAGTGTCCAGATCGGAAGTCTCTGATGCTTCTTGATCAGGGAGAGGATGAAATGGTTAGCCGTCTGTTTAAGCCAAAAGCCTTGATGGAGGTTATTACAGAATCCTTGCGAATTCTGCACCTGGATTCCCCTCAGACCACTGCGGTTAAGAGAACAGTCATGAGCAGCGCTAAGCCACAAACTGCCTGCTTCCCTTCTCATCCGGACATCACCAAGATACTGACAGAGCAGTGGGATGTTCCAGACAATCCATTGCAGGATACGCAGATCATGAATAAGCTATACCCACTGGCTCAGGAATTTCAGGCACTTTTAACGTGGCCTAAGTTGGATTCTTTGTTAGTGCATATCACCCGCGACACTTCTTCATGCAATTTGGATGGGATGGTTTTCAAGAATTCACATGACCGCAGGGTGGAGGCAGTACTTAAAAAACAGTTTAGAACGCTGGCATTGGGGCTGaatgcagcagcagcaacctCCTTCGTTGCCCGTGCCTGTCATACTCTCCTGCGTCAGACTTCTGCAGCAGAGAAGGATGTCTACCCCGAGTTTCTGTTATCGGGGGtggattatgtagcagatgctctttatgatatGTTTCGGGTTATGAGTAAAGGTTCGGCCTGCTCTATCTCTGCCCGTAGAATTCTCTGGATGCGACACTGGGATGGAGATTCTTCCTCTAAAGCCTCACTGAGTCGACTACCCTTTAAAGATCAGATGCTGTTTGGGAAGGGCCTGAACGATCTCGTGGCCTCTTCCAGGAAGAAAAAGGTTCCAGCTTTCCGACAACGTTTCAATAGAGCCAGAAACTCTCGGGGCTCAGCTTCAAATCCAGCAGTGGCCCCCAAGAAGTCCCAATGA